A single window of Granulicella mallensis MP5ACTX8 DNA harbors:
- a CDS encoding glycosyl hydrolase family 18 protein, which translates to MSRIRMAAGSFVELLGQRCFISRFFLFLAMALLTPLSLLHAQTVYEGNASANALEGTAVSEACSGCLNGTRIGNIGNGNANYLRIKNISVPTTGTYTVTLYYTEGTDGGARSFTIQINNGAGPTLTNLTGSSWTAPAAPVTFQANFTAGSGNSVGFFNATGSAPDVDHIEVSGGGGGGSTTKIVAPYVDMGNGAPFNDVPSMAASAGLKYITLAFIIADGSSCKAAWDDGTPITSENTYAGYIQSLRNAGGDGIISFGGEGGDELADVCTSTSALQAQYQAVITKYNVTRIDFDIEQDDGDAIDNTAAIDRRNQVLAALQAANPNLIVSYTIPVDPGGLESNALNVLQSALKFGVKVSIVNIMTMDYGVRGEEGTFAVDSSNGTLSQLEQIGMNAQLGITPQIGYNDPTPGLSPLEVFTLADAQTVATYANGNSKVGLISFWALERDQACPNGETGLQQGQAPNTCSGLSQSPYEFSNIFEQF; encoded by the coding sequence ATGTCACGCATCCGCATGGCCGCAGGTTCCTTTGTTGAGTTACTCGGTCAACGCTGCTTCATCTCCCGGTTCTTTCTCTTCCTCGCAATGGCCTTACTGACTCCCCTCTCTTTACTGCACGCGCAAACCGTCTACGAAGGCAACGCCAGTGCCAACGCCCTCGAAGGCACGGCTGTGTCAGAAGCCTGTTCCGGATGTCTGAACGGTACGCGTATAGGCAACATTGGAAACGGCAATGCCAACTATCTCCGGATCAAGAACATCAGCGTTCCTACTACCGGCACCTACACGGTTACGCTGTACTACACAGAAGGCACCGACGGCGGAGCCCGCTCCTTCACCATCCAAATCAATAATGGCGCAGGGCCGACTCTGACCAACCTGACTGGCAGCAGTTGGACAGCTCCTGCGGCACCGGTTACCTTTCAGGCGAACTTCACGGCCGGCAGTGGTAACTCTGTTGGATTTTTCAATGCGACAGGCTCCGCCCCCGATGTCGATCACATCGAAGTAAGTGGCGGTGGTGGTGGTGGCAGCACGACCAAAATCGTCGCACCGTACGTGGATATGGGGAATGGCGCTCCCTTCAACGACGTCCCTTCCATGGCGGCCAGTGCCGGTCTCAAATACATAACACTTGCCTTCATCATTGCGGACGGATCCAGCTGCAAGGCTGCGTGGGACGACGGCACCCCTATCACCTCGGAAAACACCTATGCCGGCTATATCCAGAGCCTGCGGAATGCCGGTGGCGATGGCATCATCTCCTTCGGTGGCGAGGGTGGCGATGAACTCGCGGACGTTTGCACTTCCACCAGCGCCCTCCAGGCGCAATATCAAGCTGTCATTACCAAGTACAACGTCACCAGGATCGACTTTGATATCGAGCAGGACGACGGAGATGCGATCGACAATACAGCAGCCATCGACCGTCGTAACCAGGTGCTGGCTGCCTTGCAGGCTGCGAATCCGAACCTGATCGTCAGCTACACGATCCCGGTCGATCCAGGGGGACTCGAGTCCAATGCGCTGAACGTCCTGCAGAGTGCGCTGAAGTTCGGAGTGAAGGTTTCCATCGTCAACATCATGACAATGGATTACGGGGTACGCGGTGAAGAGGGAACCTTTGCCGTCGACTCTTCGAACGGCACGCTCTCTCAACTGGAGCAGATTGGTATGAATGCTCAGCTGGGCATTACACCCCAGATCGGCTACAACGATCCGACACCCGGACTATCTCCATTGGAAGTCTTCACCCTCGCAGATGCACAAACCGTGGCCACCTATGCCAACGGCAACAGCAAGGTGGGTCTGATCTCCTTCTGGGCGCTGGAACGCGATCAGGCTTGCCCAAACGGAGAAACAGGACTGCAGCAGGGACAAGCACCGAACACCTGTAGTGGCTTGTCACAGAGTCCCTATGAGTTCTCGAATATCTTCGAGCAATTCTGA
- a CDS encoding glycoside hydrolase family 5 protein, protein MALRLAACLLVILACSHSALAQLSMLHTSGRSIVNANGNIVQLKGVNLGGFMVMEPWMCPADSGGLPDTYSIISELDSRFGVAEEQALIRGYQQAWITSADFANIKAAGFNAVRVPVWWGNFYPIANVSNASWRADAFTELDWVVSQAAAQGIYVIIDMHGVVGGQSTSDDTGQQNQNQYWTNGNDQGNTAFMWWQIANHYKGNPTIAGYDLINEPMNAPSNSAVISANAGLYNSVRSIDPSHIIIIEGTWGNWDWSMLPNPSTEGWTNVVYEMHEYQWNASQSVVAQGSVNQVNDFNNHSSYNVPGYIGEWNDFQYSSSVWQGSVSDYNNGGESWTFWAYKATSGLNPNGWGLYNPTHWATTPNVSTDSAATILADWQQWTTANSFAFNSSLGFN, encoded by the coding sequence ATGGCCCTTCGCTTGGCGGCCTGTCTTCTCGTCATTCTTGCCTGTTCTCACTCCGCACTGGCGCAGCTCAGCATGCTGCACACCAGCGGCCGCTCAATCGTGAATGCAAACGGAAATATCGTTCAACTGAAGGGCGTCAACCTGGGTGGATTTATGGTGATGGAACCCTGGATGTGCCCCGCCGACAGCGGCGGCCTTCCTGACACCTACAGCATCATCTCCGAACTCGACAGCCGCTTCGGTGTTGCCGAAGAACAGGCCCTCATCAGAGGCTACCAACAGGCCTGGATCACCTCGGCCGATTTTGCCAACATTAAGGCGGCTGGATTTAATGCCGTGCGCGTGCCCGTCTGGTGGGGGAACTTCTATCCCATTGCGAACGTCTCCAACGCCAGTTGGAGAGCGGATGCGTTCACCGAGCTCGATTGGGTCGTCAGTCAGGCCGCAGCACAGGGCATCTATGTGATCATCGACATGCATGGAGTAGTAGGCGGACAAAGCACTTCGGACGATACCGGCCAGCAAAATCAAAACCAGTATTGGACCAACGGCAACGACCAGGGCAATACCGCCTTTATGTGGTGGCAGATTGCCAACCACTACAAAGGAAATCCAACGATCGCAGGCTACGATCTGATCAATGAGCCCATGAACGCGCCCAGCAATAGCGCCGTGATCAGCGCCAATGCCGGCTTATATAACTCCGTCCGCTCCATCGATCCTTCGCACATCATCATCATCGAAGGAACCTGGGGTAACTGGGACTGGAGCATGCTGCCCAACCCTTCGACAGAAGGATGGACCAACGTCGTCTATGAGATGCACGAGTATCAGTGGAACGCTTCTCAGTCTGTCGTAGCGCAGGGATCAGTCAACCAGGTCAATGATTTCAATAACCACTCCAGCTACAACGTGCCGGGCTATATCGGCGAATGGAATGACTTTCAATATAGTTCGTCTGTCTGGCAGGGTTCCGTAAGCGACTATAACAACGGCGGTGAAAGCTGGACCTTCTGGGCCTACAAGGCCACCAGTGGACTCAACCCCAATGGCTGGGGTCTTTACAATCCTACCCACTGGGCCACGACTCCCAACGTCTCCACCGATTCAGCAGCAACGATTCTTGCCGACTGGCAACAGTGGACCACCGCCAATAGCTTTGCGTTTAATAGCTCGCTTGGCTTCAACTAA
- the rpsD gene encoding 30S ribosomal protein S4, translating into MRGRKKFKLQRSLGIELPGLGKPGALAKRNYPPGQHGRAQRPTMTQFGLQLREKQKLLFHYGLREEQLRRFVRKARSLSASNWIESLIGLLERRLDNVVFRLGFGRSIAAARQLVSHGHILVNGRRQTIGSMVLRPGEVVWLSEKAAQLEAIQSSLESPRLPLPSYLQLQNPGTPSKGIVLFIPNSSHIPFEFNKKQVAEYYAKRGV; encoded by the coding sequence ATGCGTGGACGAAAGAAGTTCAAACTCCAGCGTTCGCTGGGGATCGAGTTGCCAGGTCTGGGAAAGCCCGGGGCGCTCGCCAAGAGGAACTATCCGCCCGGTCAGCACGGCAGGGCACAGAGACCAACCATGACCCAGTTTGGGTTGCAGCTTCGTGAGAAGCAGAAGCTGCTCTTTCACTATGGGCTGCGCGAGGAGCAGTTGCGCCGCTTTGTGCGCAAGGCGCGAAGCCTCAGCGCCTCCAACTGGATCGAAAGTCTGATCGGATTACTGGAACGCAGACTCGATAACGTTGTCTTTCGGCTTGGGTTTGGGCGCAGCATCGCCGCGGCCCGGCAGTTGGTATCGCATGGTCACATCCTGGTGAATGGCCGTCGCCAGACGATCGGCTCCATGGTGCTTCGTCCTGGTGAGGTCGTCTGGCTCTCGGAGAAGGCAGCGCAACTGGAGGCTATTCAGTCTTCGCTTGAGTCACCCCGCCTGCCTTTGCCCAGCTACCTGCAGCTTCAAAACCCTGGTACTCCAAGCAAGGGAATTGTTCTATTTATTCCGAACTCCAGCCACATTCCGTTTGAGTTCAATAAAAAACAGGTCGCCGAGTATTACGCAAAACGCGGCGTGTGA
- a CDS encoding rhamnogalacturonidase, with protein sequence MDRRDLLKLSPLALASTIGHIALAESPAPAAAEAVFNVRTYGATGDGKTVDTPAINKAIEAVAAAGGGTLLFPAGTYMCFTIHLRSRVDLYLSRGCTILAADSPKPGETTGYNGGTYDPAEPNKPWEDFQDYGHNHWRNSLFYGENIDNFSILGPGLIHGSGLSCGTRSRQAQLDQNSPRGRGLLFDAEQAGVGNKAIALKNCHNVLLRDFSVLKGGHFALLATGVDNLTLDNLLIDTDRDGFDIDCCRNVRVSNCTVNSPWDDAICPKSSYALGYARSTDNVTIANCFVSGTYELGSVVAGTWKKFAAEMKVSRNGRIKCGTESNGGFRNITISNCVCEGSKGISLETSDGALLEDIAISNITLRDTVDAPLFLRLNRRNRGPKDTMRPGTLRRVAISNLVSHNSLASTASILSGIPENLIEDVKLSNCYFGHKGLPTDALTGWGDTSKPMPDWHGLQVPEIEDAYPELLRFGPTPSNGFFIRHLKNLEMSHVEVAPQNPDPRPAFWLEDVHRADFFAVTAPGAANFNLRKVTDLRILWSRAAKDTTLANVESQTL encoded by the coding sequence ATGGATCGTCGCGATTTACTCAAGCTCTCGCCGCTCGCCCTCGCCTCCACCATCGGCCATATCGCTTTGGCCGAATCGCCCGCACCTGCTGCTGCAGAGGCGGTCTTCAACGTTCGCACCTATGGCGCGACGGGCGACGGCAAGACCGTCGACACCCCGGCGATCAACAAGGCCATTGAAGCCGTGGCCGCGGCCGGTGGAGGCACGCTGCTCTTTCCCGCAGGAACTTACATGTGCTTCACGATCCATCTGCGTAGCAGGGTCGACCTGTATCTCTCGCGCGGCTGCACTATCCTCGCCGCCGATTCTCCCAAGCCCGGCGAGACCACCGGCTATAACGGCGGCACCTATGATCCTGCCGAGCCCAACAAGCCCTGGGAGGACTTCCAGGACTATGGCCACAACCATTGGCGCAACTCGCTCTTCTACGGCGAGAACATTGACAACTTCTCCATCCTGGGCCCAGGGTTGATTCACGGCTCTGGTCTCTCTTGCGGCACGCGCTCACGCCAGGCCCAGCTCGACCAGAACTCGCCGCGTGGCCGTGGCCTTCTCTTCGACGCTGAACAGGCTGGTGTCGGCAACAAGGCGATCGCGCTCAAGAACTGCCACAACGTTCTCCTGCGCGATTTCTCGGTCCTCAAGGGTGGCCACTTCGCTCTGCTCGCTACGGGTGTCGATAACCTCACGCTCGACAACCTGCTGATCGATACCGATCGCGACGGCTTCGACATCGACTGCTGCAGGAATGTGCGAGTCAGCAACTGCACGGTCAACTCGCCGTGGGACGACGCGATCTGTCCGAAGTCCAGCTACGCGCTCGGCTACGCCCGCTCTACGGACAACGTGACCATCGCGAACTGTTTTGTCAGCGGGACGTACGAACTCGGCTCTGTCGTCGCCGGTACGTGGAAGAAGTTTGCGGCGGAGATGAAGGTCTCGCGCAACGGCCGCATCAAGTGCGGTACGGAGTCCAACGGCGGCTTCCGCAATATCACCATTTCGAACTGCGTCTGCGAAGGCTCCAAGGGCATTTCGTTGGAGACCTCTGACGGTGCGCTGCTCGAAGACATTGCGATCTCGAATATCACGCTGCGCGATACGGTCGATGCGCCGCTCTTCCTTCGCCTCAACCGCCGCAATCGCGGGCCGAAGGATACGATGCGTCCTGGCACGCTGCGGCGCGTAGCGATCTCCAATCTCGTCTCGCATAACTCGCTGGCGTCCACGGCGTCGATTCTCTCCGGTATTCCCGAAAATCTCATTGAAGATGTGAAGCTCTCGAACTGTTACTTCGGTCACAAGGGCCTGCCCACCGACGCGCTTACGGGTTGGGGCGATACTTCCAAGCCTATGCCTGACTGGCACGGCCTGCAGGTTCCTGAGATTGAAGATGCCTACCCTGAGTTGCTGCGCTTCGGACCTACGCCGTCGAATGGCTTCTTCATCCGCCACCTCAAAAATCTTGAGATGTCGCATGTCGAAGTCGCTCCTCAGAATCCCGATCCGCGTCCGGCCTTCTGGCTGGAAGACGTGCATCGTGCGGACTTCTTTGCGGTTACTGCGCCGGGTGCTGCGAACTTTAACCTGCGCAAAGTTACGGATCTACGCATTCTCTGGAGCCGCGCGGCGAAAGATACGACCCTCGCGAACGTGGAGAGCCAGACGCTCTGA
- a CDS encoding phytanoyl-CoA dioxygenase family protein: MKSFRTLFARDLDSISLKSEMETYGYVFIRDLIPKGELELLLSDMISIASDEGWMIEGSAPSERIANPAMACYDPEPKYKQAANRAFSLERLHALMHHPVLTDVMKRLVGPRLLVHPKPIARMIFPNYAGALLQAHQDHSGIAGSSESYTVWTPMHDCLQGQGTLEIMEGSHLFGLQHTEGYINRETAQGDDWVGGQINAGDVAIFHSLTVHSSTLSTSNQLRFSVDCRFQSYDEAVSPLEIVFRNQAKGGRNWESTYADWKRDDLRYYWRDLPLRLKPSVAELTAQAEKADSPEKRLRYTTLVEMIEREIPMLVH, translated from the coding sequence ATGAAATCATTTCGCACGCTCTTCGCCAGAGATCTGGATTCCATCTCTCTCAAGAGTGAAATGGAGACTTACGGATATGTCTTCATCCGAGACCTGATACCGAAAGGTGAGCTGGAGCTTCTACTCAGCGATATGATCAGCATTGCATCGGACGAGGGCTGGATGATCGAGGGGTCCGCTCCATCGGAGCGCATCGCGAATCCCGCCATGGCGTGCTACGATCCGGAGCCGAAATATAAGCAGGCCGCAAATCGCGCGTTCAGCCTGGAGCGGCTCCACGCGTTGATGCATCATCCGGTATTGACCGATGTGATGAAGCGGCTTGTAGGGCCGCGCCTTTTGGTTCATCCCAAGCCGATTGCACGGATGATTTTCCCCAACTACGCAGGTGCCCTTTTGCAGGCGCATCAGGACCACTCGGGAATTGCAGGAAGCTCCGAAAGCTACACAGTGTGGACGCCGATGCACGATTGCCTGCAGGGACAGGGAACGCTCGAGATCATGGAAGGTTCGCACCTTTTTGGGCTTCAACACACCGAGGGATACATCAACCGGGAAACAGCCCAGGGAGACGATTGGGTAGGGGGGCAGATCAATGCAGGAGATGTAGCGATCTTTCACAGCTTGACGGTGCATAGCTCCACGCTGAGTACCTCCAACCAGCTCCGTTTTTCGGTGGATTGCCGATTTCAAAGCTATGACGAAGCTGTCTCACCGCTCGAGATCGTGTTTCGCAACCAGGCTAAAGGCGGACGAAACTGGGAATCCACCTATGCGGACTGGAAGCGTGACGATTTGAGATATTATTGGCGCGATTTGCCTTTGCGTCTAAAGCCTTCGGTGGCCGAGCTAACCGCACAGGCCGAGAAGGCTGACAGTCCTGAAAAGCGACTCCGCTACACGACGTTGGTGGAAATGATTGAGCGAGAGATTCCCATGCTGGTGCACTGA
- a CDS encoding TonB-dependent receptor, with protein MRRLLVAVSILTALHAGAQQSTTPQTIPPVTQSITVTADRGLEGINDSATSTALLSQQQLEQAPGLALDDSLHSVAGFQLFRRTSSWTANPTSQGLSLRGLGSTGASRTLVVSDQTPLTDPFGGWVHWNETPVLAIQQVQLLRGGSADLYGSSAIGGVIDVVPVEPLPGHVFNFSADASGATENTGVGDALLTSATHFLDTLAAFSMVDNGGYITTAPALRGSVDTPTNVISESGRLELRTPAELHGVSAFLRGNVMNEARINGTPLQTNAARLWRYVGGADADSSLGHGVLRLYGSREGYRQGFSSVAADRNSEKLTKLQRVPTDEFGFALQGSRALPRAVTAALGLDLRDIRGTDDETGVVNSLPTTTTSTSARQRETGGYVDAVWQPRNWSLSGSVRVDSFRTFDAQQRVSNSPVTTPLPEIDELVASPRLGLVRQLPHGIALTATAFRAFRGPTLNELYRTSQVGQQTTLANSSLLAERATGFEFGGNLTLGHLGTLRSTYFWTEVNRPISAVQLSQTATTQTLQRQNLGQIRSRGLMLEAQSEHWHGFDATFGYQLAVATVTAFNSNSPEQNNLTGKWIPEVPRESVTATANYAVPHIANFHLIASYTGQEFDDAENQFLLHPEARFDLSADRSLSHGLSIFAGAQNLLNRSIDAGRTPILTLAAPRLVQAGLRYNFSR; from the coding sequence ATGCGTCGTCTACTGGTTGCTGTGTCTATCCTTACCGCTCTCCATGCGGGAGCCCAGCAATCGACCACACCTCAGACAATACCTCCGGTCACGCAGTCGATCACGGTCACCGCCGATCGTGGGCTTGAGGGCATCAACGACTCCGCCACCAGTACGGCGCTACTCTCGCAGCAGCAGCTCGAACAGGCTCCTGGTCTCGCGCTCGATGACAGTCTGCATTCGGTCGCAGGCTTCCAACTCTTTCGCCGCACAAGTTCGTGGACTGCAAATCCTACTTCGCAGGGACTCAGCTTGAGAGGGCTTGGAAGCACAGGCGCAAGTCGCACGCTGGTCGTCAGCGACCAGACTCCCCTCACTGATCCCTTCGGTGGCTGGGTGCATTGGAACGAGACTCCGGTCCTGGCTATCCAGCAGGTGCAGTTGTTGCGGGGAGGCTCTGCGGATCTGTATGGCTCAAGCGCCATCGGCGGCGTGATCGATGTTGTTCCTGTGGAGCCGCTCCCGGGACATGTTTTCAACTTCTCAGCAGACGCTTCGGGCGCGACTGAGAACACAGGAGTAGGAGACGCGCTGCTTACCAGCGCGACGCACTTCCTCGACACACTGGCCGCCTTTAGCATGGTCGATAACGGCGGCTACATTACGACCGCTCCTGCGCTACGCGGCTCTGTCGATACCCCTACGAATGTCATCAGCGAGAGTGGCCGTCTGGAACTGCGAACTCCTGCTGAGTTGCATGGTGTCAGCGCCTTTCTGCGCGGGAACGTGATGAACGAAGCGCGTATCAACGGAACACCCCTGCAGACCAATGCCGCTCGCCTGTGGCGCTATGTCGGCGGTGCCGATGCCGACTCCAGCCTGGGGCATGGCGTATTGCGCCTGTACGGTTCGCGCGAGGGCTATCGCCAGGGCTTCTCCTCCGTTGCCGCTGATCGCAACTCTGAGAAGCTCACTAAGCTGCAGCGGGTTCCTACCGACGAGTTTGGCTTTGCCTTGCAGGGCTCGCGAGCGTTGCCGCGTGCAGTGACAGCGGCGCTGGGGCTCGACCTGCGCGACATTCGAGGAACCGACGACGAAACCGGCGTAGTAAACTCCCTTCCTACGACCACCACCAGCACCAGCGCTCGCCAGCGCGAGACGGGCGGTTATGTGGATGCTGTCTGGCAGCCTCGCAACTGGTCGCTCTCCGGTTCGGTGCGCGTCGACTCGTTTCGTACCTTCGACGCACAGCAGAGAGTCTCAAACTCTCCGGTGACCACACCGCTGCCGGAGATCGACGAGCTGGTCGCGAGCCCGCGCCTCGGGCTGGTGCGGCAGCTTCCGCATGGCATCGCGTTGACGGCGACGGCCTTCCGCGCGTTTCGTGGGCCGACTCTGAACGAGCTCTATCGCACCAGCCAGGTCGGTCAGCAGACAACCCTGGCGAACTCGTCACTGCTTGCCGAGCGGGCTACCGGTTTTGAGTTCGGCGGTAATCTCACGCTGGGACACCTCGGGACCCTGCGCTCCACGTACTTCTGGACCGAGGTCAATCGGCCGATCTCGGCGGTTCAACTGAGCCAGACCGCAACGACACAGACCCTGCAGCGCCAGAACCTCGGCCAGATTCGCAGCCGTGGCCTGATGCTTGAAGCGCAGTCTGAGCACTGGCATGGCTTTGACGCTACCTTCGGTTATCAGCTCGCAGTCGCGACGGTGACTGCTTTCAATTCCAACAGCCCTGAACAGAACAACCTCACCGGCAAATGGATTCCGGAGGTCCCACGCGAATCCGTTACCGCAACTGCGAACTATGCCGTGCCTCACATAGCTAATTTCCACCTCATCGCCAGCTATACGGGGCAGGAGTTCGACGACGCGGAGAACCAGTTTCTGCTGCATCCCGAGGCTCGTTTCGATCTCTCTGCAGACCGCTCGCTTTCGCATGGTCTGTCGATCTTTGCGGGCGCGCAGAATCTTTTGAACCGCAGCATTGACGCGGGCCGTACACCGATCCTGACGTTGGCTGCTCCGCGATTGGTGCAGGCTGGGTTGCGCTATAACTTCAGCCGTTAG
- the gatA gene encoding Asp-tRNA(Asn)/Glu-tRNA(Gln) amidotransferase subunit GatA produces MAEILQLETLSLSAARTAVVEGRVSAASLAAEHYERIATVDPAINSYLALSRERAMAQAERVDAAAKAGTALGPLAGVPIGIKDVLTMRGAPATAGSLILKGYHPPYDATCVAKLEAAGAVLLGKLNCDEFAMGSSNENSAYGPVHNPRALDRVPGGSSGGSAAAVAAGLCVASLGTDTGGSIRQPAAFCGVVGVLPTYGRVSRYGLIAFASSLDRVGPFTRSVADAATMLDVLAGPDPLDATSSPQPVANYTAEAAKPVAGLRIGVPEEYFGEGLDPEIRAAIEKSLDDLRAAGCSIHKVSLPHTRYAVPTYYVIATAEASSNLSRFDGVRYGLRAEDANTLAAMFRKSRDEGFGAEVKRRILLGTYALSAGYYDAYYRKAQQVRTLLTRDFLSAFTQVDAIVCPVTPTPAFKLGEKTDDPIQMYLEDIYSVAASLAGICGMSVPCGTTQAGLPIGVQILGRHFDEGTMLRVGAAVEAAQSGR; encoded by the coding sequence ATGGCTGAAATACTGCAACTCGAAACCCTTTCGCTCTCCGCGGCCCGCACGGCTGTCGTCGAGGGCCGCGTCTCCGCCGCATCGCTGGCCGCCGAGCACTATGAGCGTATCGCCACCGTCGACCCAGCGATCAACAGCTATCTCGCGCTGAGCCGCGAACGGGCGATGGCCCAGGCCGAGCGCGTAGACGCCGCGGCGAAGGCCGGGACGGCTCTTGGCCCTCTGGCCGGTGTTCCCATCGGCATCAAGGATGTGCTGACGATGCGCGGCGCTCCGGCGACAGCCGGGTCACTCATCCTGAAGGGCTATCATCCCCCCTACGACGCCACCTGCGTCGCCAAGCTTGAAGCGGCGGGCGCTGTGCTGCTTGGCAAGCTGAACTGCGACGAGTTCGCGATGGGCTCATCGAACGAGAACTCGGCCTATGGGCCGGTTCACAATCCGCGCGCTCTCGACCGCGTTCCCGGCGGATCGTCGGGCGGCTCTGCGGCAGCGGTTGCCGCAGGTCTGTGTGTCGCTTCTCTGGGGACGGATACGGGCGGCTCCATTCGTCAGCCGGCGGCCTTCTGCGGTGTCGTTGGCGTGCTGCCGACGTATGGCCGCGTCTCGCGCTACGGCCTTATTGCTTTTGCCTCCTCGCTCGATCGCGTCGGCCCCTTCACGCGCTCCGTTGCGGACGCTGCGACGATGCTTGATGTACTGGCAGGCCCCGATCCGCTGGATGCTACGTCCTCCCCCCAGCCTGTCGCGAACTATACCGCCGAGGCTGCTAAGCCGGTCGCGGGTCTGCGCATCGGTGTACCCGAGGAGTACTTTGGCGAGGGTCTCGATCCGGAGATTCGTGCCGCCATCGAGAAGTCTCTCGACGATCTGCGCGCTGCCGGTTGCAGCATCCACAAGGTCTCGCTGCCGCACACGCGCTATGCCGTGCCGACCTACTACGTGATTGCGACGGCGGAGGCCAGCTCCAACCTGTCGCGCTTCGACGGCGTTCGCTACGGTCTGCGTGCGGAGGATGCCAATACGCTCGCCGCGATGTTCCGCAAGTCGCGCGATGAGGGCTTCGGCGCCGAGGTCAAACGGCGCATTCTGCTTGGCACCTATGCACTCTCGGCGGGCTACTACGATGCCTACTATCGCAAGGCGCAGCAGGTACGCACCTTGCTGACGCGTGACTTCCTCAGCGCTTTCACGCAGGTCGATGCCATTGTCTGCCCGGTAACGCCGACCCCCGCATTCAAGCTAGGTGAGAAGACCGACGATCCGATCCAGATGTACCTCGAGGACATCTACTCGGTGGCGGCATCGCTGGCGGGGATCTGCGGTATGAGTGTGCCGTGTGGGACGACACAGGCTGGACTGCCGATCGGTGTGCAGATCCTTGGCCGTCACTTCGATGAGGGAACCATGCTGCGCGTCGGCGCTGCCGTGGAAGCGGCGCAGTCGGGACGGTAG
- the gatC gene encoding Asp-tRNA(Asn)/Glu-tRNA(Gln) amidotransferase subunit GatC, whose translation MSQAATPEVAGVTLDEVRHVADLANLELTAEELPRMARDLNAILGHIAELNELDTHDVPPMAQVAEMLGALPAMNGESLRPDVVKPSIDRALVMAEAPETDGRFFKVPKVIER comes from the coding sequence ATGAGCCAGGCAGCGACCCCCGAGGTTGCAGGAGTAACACTGGACGAAGTGCGGCACGTCGCCGACCTTGCCAATCTAGAACTCACCGCCGAGGAGCTTCCGCGCATGGCGCGCGATCTGAACGCGATCCTTGGGCATATTGCGGAGTTGAATGAGCTTGATACCCACGACGTTCCGCCGATGGCGCAGGTGGCCGAGATGCTCGGCGCGCTCCCGGCGATGAACGGTGAATCGTTGCGGCCCGATGTGGTGAAGCCTTCGATCGACCGCGCCCTCGTCATGGCTGAGGCTCCTGAGACCGACGGCCGTTTCTTCAAGGTTCCGAAGGTCATTGAGCGCTAA
- a CDS encoding DciA family protein → MQNMRDILRGSLGRSLRELPDEDRLAAAWPVACGAALAGHGEVLHLDAERVLHVRVAGSEWMKQFLHMRSALANDLARIAAVRFNGIHFEEREVCGHGLARHPQNPRRSKR, encoded by the coding sequence ATGCAGAATATGCGCGATATCCTGCGTGGATCGCTGGGCCGCAGCCTGCGGGAGCTGCCGGATGAAGACCGTCTCGCCGCGGCGTGGCCTGTGGCCTGTGGTGCTGCGCTGGCCGGTCATGGCGAGGTCCTGCATCTCGACGCGGAGCGCGTTCTGCATGTGCGGGTGGCGGGCTCCGAGTGGATGAAGCAGTTCCTGCATATGCGCTCGGCGCTGGCCAACGACCTGGCCCGCATCGCCGCAGTACGCTTCAACGGGATACACTTCGAAGAGAGGGAAGTGTGCGGCCATGGCCTCGCACGGCACCCCCAAAATCCCCGAAGGAGTAAACGATGA